A genomic segment from Oscillospiraceae bacterium encodes:
- the csaB gene encoding polysaccharide pyruvyl transferase CsaB has translation MKILMATNGLDIGGAETHILELCLALRRMGHDITVASNGGVYEADLASAGVRCVRLPLNSKKLKDVFASRAGLARLIKTERYDIVHAHARIPAAILGSLRRSLKFKFVTTAHWVFNLRPLWRLLANWGDRCIAVSEDIKQYVIDEYSYYPDSVSVTINGIDTVKFSPDTPCADIAESFGMKSGVKTVLCVSRIDTDRSLSAFLLCDAAFELFKSGRKLNVVIVGAGSDYKKLNEKVREINECTGCELIKLAGSHTDINKFIAACDIFVGVSRAALEAMSAARPVILAGNEGYLGIYRKELFEKAYDGNFCCRQTRSASVEELARDIESLMDMPDKELAVIAGENRELIKQVYSVEHMADDYLRTYSELAPYETFKLPDIVISGYYGFGNMGDDSFLQVMVREIKKARPGVKLCVLSKTPRKTAQIYGVMSIGRLRIIKIYSLMRSASLLISGGGSLMQDETSSRSFIYYTVVMRIAKLAGAKLMIYSNGIGPINNNSNIKTAQDLLTAADAVTLREPSSYEFCKKLPGIKAELSCDPALLLEPCGKKREELLLKKCGICDFNCNCNFNCNNSEYKKYFAVSVRSCTNKRHLVEELGKFCAGMRAKGYEPVFFPLQRKADMGISMRVQKACGGGIIAKELTAGELIAVLKRMEFVVGMRLHILIYASAAGKNAIGIAYDPKIRDFLEYIDSSFCVMAESFTANELTEMSEDIIIHKNEYEQKLTGRVRELKKLAVRDARTAAEFVPAKD, from the coding sequence ATGAAAATCCTGATGGCGACAAACGGCCTTGACATAGGCGGTGCGGAAACTCATATACTTGAGCTTTGTCTTGCGCTCAGACGCATGGGACACGATATCACGGTCGCTTCAAACGGGGGAGTATACGAAGCCGATCTTGCCAGTGCCGGGGTGCGCTGCGTTCGTTTACCGCTTAACAGCAAAAAGCTGAAAGACGTGTTCGCTTCGCGCGCGGGGCTTGCCCGGCTGATAAAAACAGAGCGGTACGACATTGTGCATGCCCACGCGCGCATTCCCGCCGCGATCCTCGGATCGCTGAGGCGTTCTCTTAAATTTAAATTCGTCACTACCGCTCATTGGGTATTCAATCTACGTCCGCTCTGGCGGTTGCTTGCAAATTGGGGCGACCGCTGTATAGCGGTCAGCGAGGATATCAAGCAATATGTCATTGATGAATATTCATATTATCCCGATTCGGTTTCGGTTACGATAAACGGCATTGATACAGTTAAGTTTTCTCCCGATACGCCATGTGCGGATATCGCGGAGAGCTTCGGAATGAAGTCCGGAGTAAAAACAGTATTATGCGTGAGCCGTATAGATACGGACAGGAGCCTGTCCGCGTTTCTTTTATGCGACGCGGCGTTTGAGCTTTTCAAATCAGGCAGGAAGCTCAATGTCGTGATAGTGGGAGCGGGTTCGGATTACAAGAAGCTGAATGAAAAGGTCCGGGAGATAAACGAATGCACTGGCTGCGAATTGATAAAGCTTGCCGGCTCACATACGGATATAAATAAATTTATCGCCGCCTGCGATATTTTTGTCGGGGTTTCCCGGGCGGCGCTTGAGGCGATGTCCGCCGCGCGTCCTGTTATCCTTGCCGGCAACGAGGGATATCTTGGGATTTATCGCAAAGAGCTTTTCGAAAAGGCATACGACGGCAATTTTTGCTGCCGCCAAACGCGATCCGCATCCGTGGAAGAGCTTGCGCGAGATATAGAAAGCCTGATGGACATGCCGGACAAAGAGCTTGCGGTGATCGCGGGAGAAAATCGCGAGCTTATCAAACAGGTTTATTCCGTTGAACACATGGCTGATGATTATCTGAGAACATACAGTGAGCTTGCGCCGTATGAAACGTTTAAATTACCCGATATAGTGATAAGCGGTTATTACGGCTTCGGCAATATGGGCGACGATTCGTTCCTGCAGGTTATGGTGCGGGAGATAAAAAAAGCGCGTCCCGGCGTGAAGCTGTGCGTGCTTTCAAAAACGCCGCGCAAAACGGCGCAGATTTACGGTGTAATGTCAATTGGCAGACTTAGAATTATCAAGATATATTCTTTGATGCGCTCCGCATCTCTTTTGATAAGCGGAGGCGGCAGCCTGATGCAGGACGAAACGAGCAGCAGATCGTTTATATATTATACTGTCGTCATGCGTATAGCGAAGCTTGCCGGCGCGAAGCTTATGATATATTCAAACGGTATAGGGCCGATCAACAATAACTCAAATATAAAAACAGCACAGGATTTACTGACCGCGGCTGATGCCGTTACACTCAGAGAACCGTCGAGTTATGAATTTTGCAAAAAATTACCCGGCATAAAGGCAGAGCTTTCGTGTGATCCCGCACTTTTATTGGAGCCATGCGGAAAAAAGCGTGAGGAACTCTTATTAAAAAAATGCGGTATATGTGACTTCAACTGTAACTGTAACTTCAACTGCAACAACAGCGAATATAAGAAATATTTTGCCGTTTCTGTCAGAAGTTGCACAAATAAGCGGCATCTTGTCGAAGAACTTGGCAAATTTTGCGCCGGTATGCGCGCGAAGGGATACGAGCCTGTTTTCTTTCCCCTACAACGGAAAGCGGACATGGGTATATCAATGCGTGTTCAAAAAGCCTGCGGAGGAGGTATTATCGCGAAGGAATTGACCGCCGGTGAGTTGATCGCTGTACTGAAACGAATGGAATTTGTCGTTGGAATGCGGCTTCATATACTTATATACGCTTCGGCGGCAGGGAAAAATGCAATCGGAATAGCTTATGATCCTAAGATACGCGATTTTCTTGAATATATCGATTCATCATTTTGCGTTATGGCAGAAAGTTTTACCGCAAATGAGCTTACTGAGATGTCTGAAGATATAATCATTCATAAAAACGAATATGAGCAAAAGCTAACCGGAAGGGTGCGCGAATTAAAAAAACTCGCCGTACGCGATGCGCGCACGGCGGCTGAGTTTGTACCCGCAAAGGATTAA
- a CDS encoding fructose-6-phosphate aldolase: MLYIIDSANVEAIKKCLEFYPISGVTTNPSIISREKTDFVGLIRQIREVIGPDRMLHIQTTSTDTDNIVRETYALTKLVESNLYIKIPISPEGLKATMRLKKEGFNVTMTAIFTQQQAFLAAQAGADFVAPYVNRLDNIASDGVQIVKEIVELFKTHDIKSKVLAASFKNVEQVHKTVMAGAQSVTISPDMFDKLLYHPLTLYAMDDFEKDWDSVYNGKKIIDLIEKNKLN; this comes from the coding sequence ATGCTATATATCATTGACAGCGCAAATGTCGAAGCCATTAAGAAATGCCTCGAATTCTATCCGATAAGCGGGGTCACGACCAATCCGTCTATTATTTCCCGAGAAAAAACGGACTTTGTCGGGCTGATCCGACAAATACGCGAAGTAATCGGGCCGGACAGAATGCTGCACATACAGACCACTTCTACTGATACCGATAATATTGTCCGCGAAACATACGCGTTGACGAAGCTTGTAGAAAGCAATCTCTATATAAAAATACCGATCTCACCTGAAGGGCTTAAAGCCACAATGCGCCTTAAAAAAGAAGGCTTCAACGTAACGATGACGGCCATATTTACGCAGCAGCAGGCTTTCCTGGCGGCGCAGGCGGGTGCGGATTTTGTAGCGCCGTATGTAAACCGGCTTGATAATATCGCATCCGACGGCGTTCAAATCGTAAAAGAAATTGTCGAGCTGTTCAAAACACACGATATCAAGTCAAAGGTTCTTGCCGCAAGCTTTAAAAATGTCGAACAGGTTCATAAGACCGTCATGGCAGGCGCGCAGTCCGTCACGATATCACCTGATATGTTCGATAAGCTTTTATACCATCCCCTTACCCTTTATGCGATGGATGACTTTGAAAAGGACTGGGACAGTGTATACAATGGCAAAAAAATCATTGATCTCATAGAGAAAAATAAATTAAACTGA